Part of the Pseudodesulfovibrio hydrargyri genome is shown below.
CCCAGATGGAGCCGCGCACGGAATCGACCATGACCCTTTCGCCGTTCTCGATGCCGCGAAGCTGCGCCAGTTCCCGGCTCATCTCCACGAAGACCTGCGGTTCGGCCTCGACCAGCCACGGGCAGTTTCGGGTCATCAGGCCGGTCTGCCAGTGCTCGGTGACGCGGTAGGTGGTGCCCACCAGGGGATACCTGGGATCGCACACGGCCTTTTCCTCGTCGTCGAACTTGAGGGCGGTCGGGTTGTGCAGGGTGCTCGAGAAGGGATGGGACTTCACCGGGCATTCCAGCGGTTCGTAGTATTCGGGGAACGGACCGTCAGCGCGGCCGGGGCCGAAGAGCTGGCCGAATCCGTTCTTGCGCATGATGAAGGCGTACTTGGTGCCCGGGGCCCAGCCGCCGTCGGGCACGTCGCCGATCCACTTCTCGCCGTTCCAGGCGATGACCGCCTTCTCCGGGTTGTAGGGCTTGCCCTTGAGGTCCACCGAGGCGCGGTTGTAGAGCACGCGGCGGTTGACGGGCCAGCACCAGGAGAAGTTCGGATACAGGCCGATGTTGGCCTGCTCCGGGGTCTGGGTCAGGTCGCGCCGGGCGGCCATGTTGCCCTTCTCCGTGTAGGAGTGGCAGTACAGCCAGTTGCCCGAGGTGGTCGAGCCGTCGGCCTGCAGGAAGGCGAAGCTGGGAACCTGCTGGCCCTTCTTGTACATCGTCCCCTTGATCTCGATGTCGCGGGTGAACTGGCCGTTGATCAGCTTGGCCGTCTTGTGGGGATCGAAGACCCCGTCGGTGGCGATGGCGTCCCAGGTGAGCCGGGTGATGGGCTCGGGGTACACGCCGCCTTCCTTTTGGTACAGGTGCTGGATCTCCTTCATCAGTTCATAGATGAGGTCGCCGTCCGGCTTCTGGCCGTTGGGCGCGTCCGGGCCCTTGTAGCGCCACTGCATCCAGCGGCCGGAGTTGGTGATGGAACCTTCCTTTTCGATGGACACGGCGCAGGGCAGGAAGAAGACCTCGGTCTTGATCTTGGACGGATCCATGCCCGGTCCTTCCCAGAACCAGCCGGTCTCGTTGGGGAAGATGTTGACGTTCACCAGCCAGTCCAGTTTGGTCAGGGCCTGCCTGGTCTTGTTGGAGTTGGCGCCGGAACAGGCCGGGTTCATGCCCCAGGCCAGCAGACCCTTGAACTGGCCCTCGTCCATCTTGTCGAACAGGGACAGCCAGGAGTATTCCCGGGCCGACAGCGAGTCGAGCCTGGGCAGGTAGTTGTAGGCCGTCGCGGGATCGTCGTCCTGCCACATGGACTTGATCAGCGAGGCGGAGTACTTCGGGAAGTTGCCCCACCAGTTGGCCGATTTCGGATCATGGGAGACCGGGGTGTGGGCCTTGTTGTACGCTTCCAGGGTGGGCTCGGAACCCTGCGGGGTCGCGAGGTAGCCGGGAAGGATGTGGAACAGCAGGCAGTGGTCCGTGGACCCCTGGACGTTGGATTCGCCGCGCAGGGCGTTGACGCCGCCGCCGGCCACGCCGATGTTGCCCAGCAAAAGCTGGATCATGGCCATGGAGCGGATGTTCTGCACACCCACGGAGTGCTGGGTCCAGCCCATGGCGTACATGATGGTTCCGGCCTTGTCCTTTTTGCCGGTGGCCGCGTAGGTCTCGTACAGCTTGGCCAGGGCTTCCTTGGGCATGCCCGAGATGGAGGAGACCTTGTCCATGTCGTAGCGCGCGTAGTGCTGCCTGAGCAGCTGGTACACGCAGCGGGGATCGGCCAGGGTCGGGTCCTTTTTGGGGTTGCCCTCGGCGTCCATGGCGAATGCCCAGGTGGACTTGTCGTAGGACCGGGTGGCCTCGTTGTAGCCGGAGAACATGCCGTCGTCGAAGGAGAACTTGTCGCCGACGATGAAGGAGGCGTTGGTGTAGTTGACCACGTAGTCCCGGAAGATCAGGTCATTGTCCAGGATGTACTTGATCATGCCGCCCAGGACGGCGATGTCGGCGCCCGAGCGGATGCCCGCGTAGAAGTCGGCCTTGGCCGAGGTCCTGGTGAAACGGGGGTCGACGTGGATCAGGGTCGCGCCCTTTTCCTGCGCCTTGGTCACCCACTTGAAGGAAATGGGATGGTTTTCGGCAGCGTTGCTGCCCATGATGAGAACACAATCGGAATTCTGGATGTCGATCCAGTGGTTGGTCATCGCGCCGCGTCCGAACGACTCTGCCAGAGCCGCAACAGTCGCGCTGTGTCAGATACGCGCCTGATGTTCTATGTACACCAGGCCGAGGCTGCGGAGCATGGTCTGGTAGGCCCAGCACTCCTCGTTGTCGAGAGCGGCGGACCCCAGGGAGGCGATGCCGTCGCAGCGGTTGACCACCTGGCCCTTGGCGTTCTTCTCGGTCCAGGTCTTGTCGCGGGTTTCCTTGATCCTCTCGGCGATGGTTTCCAGCGCCCAGGACAGGGAGACCTTTTTGAATCCCTTGGAATAGGGAGCCCGGTACAGGACGGAGTCCGGACGGCGGTCGTTGTCGCCCAGCTGCCAGATGGAGGCGCCCTTGGCGCACAGGGCGCCTTCGTTGATCGGATGGTCCGGGTCGCCTTCGACGTTGACGGCCTTCATGTCCTTGAGGGACGTGTTCACGACCAGGCCACAGCCCACTGCGCAGTAGCAGCATACGGACGTGGTCTGCTTGCTCCATTTCGGGTCCAGGGCGGCGGCGTGATCCGGCAATGTCGCCGTCTTGGCCTTGCAGCCGAGCCCCAGCCCGCCGAACGCCGTGGCCGTGGCCGCGACAGCGGAGAGCTTGAGGAAGTTTCTACGGTTGGTGTGCATTATACCTCCTGTGTTGGTGCGGGTCAGCGCCCGCGGATCTCGCGGCCGAGCGCCACGAGAAGCCTGTAGCCGCCGGACTGCGCGACGGGGCCGCAACCGGCCGGAAGGACGGCGGGCTCGCCCGTGTGGCGATGGACCGCCGGGGTCATCTCCCGGGCCGCTTGTCGGACCTCGGCCACGGCGAATCCCAGCCCGGCGAAGGGCATGGGGATCACGGCGGCGGCAGCCGGCAAATGTTGGTTGTTCATGCGCATGCGCATACCTCTCCCATTTCTACTGTTATCCCCTTTATGATGAATCCGGGGCGAGCGGGCAAAGGGAGCGTTCTTACAACCTTTTTCACACAGCGAAAAATATGTTTTTTTTAACCGGATGGCGCTATTGCTGCATCTACTTTATGTCGGATTTGGCATAAATGGATTTCCGCCCCACGGTTTGACACCGGGTGAAAGCGGGCGAAATCGGCGGGCGGCCCGCGCGAAAGGGCCCGGTTCCGAACCATCGGACCGGGCCGTTTTTCGTCATGGCCGGGCGGCGGGCTAGTCCGTGTTCGGCACCAGGGCGCAGAGATAGGCGGCCAGGATCTCGCCCAGGGGCTTGTGGCGGTTGTTGAAGCGGAATTCCAGCTCCTTCATGTACAGGGGGAAGCGCTGGCAGGAGATGCCCCGGAACTTCTTGATGCGCGACTGGGCGTACTCCCAGAACTCGTCGTCCACCGCGTCGATGTGCGGGGGCTCGTCGTAGCGGCGGATGACCTCGTAGGGCAGGGAGTCGTTGCCGCAGAACATGAGCGCGTCATACTCCTTGTAGCGGTCCGTGTAGACCAGGTTGCCCGAGCGGATGAGCTTGAGGTGGAAGTTCATGTGAAAGTGGAACAGGGTCTCGGCCTGGAATCCGGGCACCAGATCGATGAAGACCAGGTCGTCGCGGCGCAGGATGCCGTAGACCGGAATGGTGTCCATGCGCATCTCGCGCGGGCCGCCGGTCAGCCGGTTGCCCTTGAGGTAGGAGTCCAGGCCCGTGGCCGGGCTGATCAGCTGCCGGGCGTCCAGGGCGTTGGCCAGGATGGCGAAGCGGATGGCGGTCAGCGCCTTGTAGACCGTGTTGTAGGACAGGCCCAGCTCCTCCTTCATCTGGTGGACCGAGCGTTCCTCCACGAACAGGACGATGAGCCGCAGCCACTCGCCCGGGGTGAGCGCCCCGTTGTTGATCCACCGGCCCGAGAAGGGCTGGAAGGTATACTTGCACGAGGCGCAGCGCAGCCGCTCGCCGGACAGGGTGTAGACCTTGCGGTGCCCGCAGCGCGGGCAGAAGGGATCGCCCGTGGGCCAGGCCAGCTCCAGGAAATAGTCCCTGGCCTTGTCCTCGTCGCGGAGCAGCGCCTCGAAGGAGGCGGTGTTGTCCGGCGGCGGTATGACCGGCAGGATGTGCGAATTCTTCGACATGACGTCCCGTTGCGTTTCGGGCATGGCCCCTCCGGCTGTTAGAACCCCCAGGCGGACAGGGTGGCCCGCCGGTAACCCTGGTTCGCGGCCACGTAGTCCAGGGCCAGGGAATCCAGGTCGTCCAGCACCGGGAGCGCCACGCGGTCCAGGTCCCGGAAGTCTATGGTCTTCACATAACTCTTGCAGGAATCGCAGACGTCCACCCTGAAGCCGGGCTCCTCGTCCACGGTGAAAAAGGTCAGTTTCTTGTGGTCGTCCTCGCCGCAGACCGGGCAGGCTATGCGCTTGATCCGGTAGTGGTGGCGGCAGAACGAGCAGGTGGCGTGCCTAAACCCCTCCTTCTGCTCCAGGGAGGAGATCAGCGGCATGGACCCGCAGACCGGGCAGGTGCCCACGGGCGTGACCTTCATCTCGGGCAGCTTTTCGGCCAGCATCCCGGCCGCGGCCTCGATGGACGGCCCCATGGCCGCCAGGGCCAGGAAGGGCAGGGTCCGGGGCGCGTCGGGCATGCGTTCGGCCCAGGTCGCGAAAAAAGTGGTGTCGTCGTCCAGGACGCGCCGGAACAGCTCGGCCGGGGTCAGGTCGCCCTTGTCCAGGGCTTGGGCCAAGATTTTCGCGCCCTCGCCCAGAGGGCCTTCGGACTTGCCGACCAGGTCGACCAGCCTGCCGAGGAGTTCCTCGGCCTGGGCCGCGTCATAGGGAAAGTTCTCGCGGTTGATCAGGGACACGCCCTGGAGCACGGCCTCGGGCGGGGTGAGCTCGCCGTCCGGAGGCAGGGTCACCTCGGCCTCGGGCAGGGCGGCCAGTTGGAGGTGCGTCACCGCATCGAGCAAGTCGATGAGTTCGGCGGAGATGTACGACTTTTTGCGAAGCTGGGCCAGCTTCCGGTCGAGCCTGCTCGTCTCAAGGGCCATGTTGCGTTCCATGTGGTTCTCCAGAGTGTTTTCCGATCTTGAAAAACAGTATCGGAGGGGAACGCTATCTTGCCAAAGGTCTTGCACTTACTCAAGCTTTGGCACTATTTTATATATCTACTTGAAATACAATGCATTTGTTTAATGAATTATGCCAAAATAGGCATATTTTGAATAGAATGGATCAATAAAACAGGTCGGTTACAACGGCGAAAAAAATCATGCGTCCCGGGCCCGGGACCCGGAATCAGAAGCCGGTGATCCGCCCGTTGTCGTTGTAGACCCAGAAGCTGTCGTCGCGGATGTTGCCGATGAGGGTGATGCCGGTCTTCCTGGCCAGCTCCACGGAGAAGCTGGTGGCCACGGCCGTGGAGGCCAGGACCGGGACGCCGATGCGGACCACCTTGAGCAGGATCTCCGAGGCGATGCGCCCGGTGGAGACGATCATCTTGTCGTCCACGGCCACGTCGTCCAGGAAGCACTGGCCGCAGAGCATGTCGATGGCGTTGTGCCGCCCGATGTCCTCGCGGAACAGGAGCATCTCGTCGGGGGTGCACAGGGAGGAGTTGTGGCAGCCGCGCGTGTGCTTGTACAGGGTCGAGCGCTCGTGGAGCTCCCTGGCCAGGGCCAGGATCTGGTCCGGGGCGACGTGCACGTCGCCGCCCACCTTGCGCTTGGAGATGGTCGCCACGTTGCGCCCGAAGTTGGTCCCCTTGCCGCAGCCCGAGGTGATGGACCGCTCCATGATCCGGTCCTTCCACGGGTCGTGGCAGACCTCCACCTCGGCCACCAGCCGGTCGCCCTCGTCGCGCACGGTCAGGTCCGTGAGCTGGGCCGGGCTGGAGATGAAGGCGTCGGACTTGAGAAAGCCCACGGCCAGGTACTCCGGGTATTTGGCGGTGCACAGCAGGGTGACCACCTCGCGCCCGTTGAGCATGATGGTCAGCGGCACCTCCCGGATGGAGCTGATCCGCTTGCGGGTGAACCCCCGCTTGTATTCGTGGACGTCGTATTCGTATGATTCAGGGCTCATTTCCGCCTCCGTGCCGGGTCCCGGCATCCCTTCCTGGCCCCTCTCTATATTCCTCCACGGGCGGTGGGCAAGCCCGGCCATTTACCCCTGACTCTCACACCCGTGCGGCGACCTTAATAATTCTTGATGGCCCGCCGGGTATCCGGACGGGCGCCCGGCCCGATACAGTTGGTGAACGGTCCGCTTTGGCCCGCCTGCCCGCCCACGGGAAGGGGAGGCTGTCCTCCGGCAGTTGCCGGGCGGCGGGACAGGCGGAACAACCAGGAGATGCCTATGGATATTCAATCCGTGAGTTCCATGAGCGGCGTGATGGGGATGCAGGGCGGCATGATGCGGCCTCCGGAGAAGCCGGATGCCGGGCAGATGGCCTCCGATTTCCTCGACGCCATGGATTCGGACGGCGACGGCCAACTCAGCCAGTCGGAGTTTGCGGTGGGGGATGGCGAGACCATCGACACCGAGGCCTTCGACGCCCTGGACACCAACCAGGACGGGTTCGTCTCCCAGGAGGAGCTCGAGGCCGACGCCCGGTCCAGGATCGACTCGATGGCGGCAAAGCTCCAGTCCGGAGGCATGTTCTCCGGCATCAAGCAGACCGGCGACGGCGAGCAGCTCCAGCAGTTGCTGGACATGATGGGCTCCTCTTCGACGGACCAGGCGTCCGGCGCGGAGGCCTACGGACAGATGCAGGGGGGCGGGTTCGACACGAGCGCGTACGCCTCGGCCCTGAGCCTGAGCGCGTAGCCGGTTCCGGCAGACCTTCCTCTGAGGGGCCAAGGCCCCCGGCCGCCCCTCGGGGCGGCCGTTTTTTGGGGAACAGGAACACGCCGGGACCGGTTCGGCCGGCCCCGGCTACAAGGCCTCGATCAGCGAGGTCAGGGCGGTGCTCTGGGAGTCGTAGGTGGCGAGCAGGGCGTCCAGGGCGGCGTACTTGCGCTCAAGCGACGTTTCCATGGCGTCGAGCCGCTTTTCCTCGTTGTATATCTGGTTGTCCAGGCTGGTGACGTTCTCCTCGTAGTGGTTGATGAGGATGGTCAGGGAGCCGGTCTCCGCGTTGGTCACCGTGTCCAGGGAGTCGGACAGCTCGCCGATCTTGCCCTGCTTGACCCGGGCCGTGCCCGAGTAGTCGCCGTCCGCGGCCGTGCCCACGGAGATATACAGCCCCCTGGCGTCGCCCGAACCGGCCAGGATGGTCCAGCCGTCCACCGTGGCCTCCTCGCCGTCGATGTACGCCGAGACCAGCTGCCCGCCGGACACGGTGTATTCCACGCTGTGCTCCCCGGCCCCGGTGACCCCGTCGATGACCGAAATGACCTGGAAGTCCTCGCTGTCCGACTCGCCCTCGGCCCGGGCCGCGAACAGGGAGGCCACGGCCTCGGCGTCGTTGTCCAGGGCCTCCTCCAGGTCGTCCTCGTCCAGGAGCAGCTGGCCGTAGGTGGCCGAGTCCTCGTCCGTGTCCGTGGAAAAGCCGATCTGGGACAGGGCGTTGTAGTAGTCGCCGCCGGTCTCCTCGTCGTAGCGCGTGAACCCCAGGGCGGACGAGGACAGGATGGATTTGATGTTGTTGTAGACGATGTCCAGGGCGTAGCTGTCCACGGTGTAGGTCTCCTCGTCCGAGTCCTCCTCCTCGGTCACCCGCCCGGTCAGGATCTGGAAGTCCTCGATGACCGCGTTGAGCGCCTCCTGGAACTCCACGATCTTGTCGAACATGTCGTCCGTGTCGTAGCCCACCGAAACCTGCAGGGTATCGCCGTCCGTGGTGTCCTTGAGCTCGAAGGTCAGGCCGTCGATCACGTCGTCGATGGAGTTGGAGTCGCGCTCGATCCAGTCGTCCTCGCCCGGCGGGAAGCCGTCCACCTTGATCCGGGAATTCTGTCCGGCCTGGGTGTTGACGAACCCGGCCGCGCTCATGCCGGTCAGGGTGCCCGTGCCGGTCACGGCCAGGGTGTTGTCGCTGCCCGCGTCGCAGCTCTTGAGCACCAGGTAGGCCCCGTCGCCGTCGTCCATGATCGAGGCCTCGAACTTGTCGCGGGCGTCCACCGAGCCGTTGATGGTCGAGACCAGCCCCTCCAGGGTGGTCCCGGCGGCCACGTCGATGGCGACCGCCTCGCCGCCGAACTCCACCGTCAGGGTGGTGGCCGAGGCGGCCACCACCGAGTCCCCGGAGTCGTACCCGGTCCCGGTGTTGACCCAGACATCGTTCAGTGCCAGCTGGTCGACCACGATGGTGTGGATGCCCGCCTCGGCGCCGCCGTCCGCGTCCACCTCCACCTGGTCGTCGCTGACCTCGGCGGTCATGGAGTAGAACTCGTCGGGCTCGTCCATGTCGTCCAGGATGTCGTTGAATTCGTCGATCTCGTCCGAGAGCTGCTCCATGAGGTCGATGACGTACTCGTACTCCTCCTTCTTGTCCTGGTAGGATTCGAGCTGGTAGCTCTCTGCGTCGATGGTGGCGTCGATGATTTCGGAGAAGTCCGTGCCGTTGCCCAGCCCGGAGAAGGACACGTCGCCCGAGGTGGTCAGCGGTTCGTAGGCCTCGACGGAGCTGGAAAGGGATGAGACGTAGCCCATGGCGGCCTCCTATATGTAGTCGAGCAGGGACATGCTCATGACGCTGGACGCGGTGGACAGGACCGCCTGGTACACGTAGTTGGCCTGTTCCAGCTCGACCACGAGCTGGGCGGCGTCCGCGTCCTCGATGGAGCTTGCGGCGTTGGCGGCCAAGCTCTTGACCAGGGACTGGGAGGTCTGGGTGTAGGTGATCTTGTTCTCCCTGGCGCCCACACCGGCCGCTCCCGCCTCCACGGTCTCGTGGCAGTCGCCCAGGTCTTCCAGGCATTGGGCCACCGCGCCGGAATCGCCGCTTTCCATGTGGACGATGCAGTCGGACAGGGTCTCGAACAGGTTGGGCGAGCCATAGGGCTGGCCCGTGGCCTGGTCCACCCCGCCGAAGATGTCGCTGCCCACGGTGGTCATGTCCTCGGACGTGCTCTCGGACACGGCCACGGACATGGCCTTGTCGCTGCCGGTATAGACGCAGGCCTGGCGCAGTGAGAACCGCGAGCCGCCCCCGTCATCGTCGGCCGCCGTGACGGCCGTGCCCGAGGCCAGCTCGACCTGCGCGTCGGCCAGGTCCAGGACCGTGTCGCCCGAGGCCAGAACGGCCGAAGTCCAGGTCTCGCCGCCGTCCGTGGAGTATTCGTAATCCAGGGCGTCCGTGCCCACCGCGCCGTCCGAGGTGAAGCGCACGGCCACGGTGCCGTCCACCTCGCCGGTCAGGTTCACGAAGTCCGTCCGGCTCGGGGAGTCGCCCTGCAGGGTCACGCCCAGTCCCATCTCGTAGGCGTTGTCCTCGGTATCGTCCCCGGCAAAGATCGAGTCCGAGCCCATCTGGGTGTTGGCGATGGCGTAGAGCGCGTCCAGGTAGCCCCGCATCTCCAGGGCCATCATCCGCATTTCCTCGTCGGTGTAAGTCTCGGTGGAGGCCTGCTCGGCCAGTTCCAGGGCCGCGGTGATGGTCTCGCTGGCCGTGGACAGGACCTGATCTGCGGTATCCAGGTAGTCCAGGGCCACGCCGCAGTTGTCGAGGTAGCCGGTCAGGGACTGCTGGAAGCCGCTCAACTCGACCATCCTGCCCATGCCCGCCGGGTCGTCGGACGGGCTGTTCACCTTCTTCTGGCTGGAGTTCATGATCGTCAGCTCGGTGACGTCGTTGAGCGACGAGTTGATCTGGTTCAGGGACAGCGAGAATATTTGTGCCGTGCTGATGCGCATGTCGGTCTCCTTTGAGTCAGACCAGGTCCAGGACGGTGTCCATCATTTCCCTGGTCACGCTGATGATCTGTGCGGCGGCCTCGTAGGCCTGCTGGTACTTGGTCAGAGCGATGAGCTCCTCGTCCACGTTGACCTCGGTGGTCGAGGCCTGCTGCTCGTAAAGGTAGTCCACCGAGGTCTGGGCGTAGGTTTGTTTGAGCTCGGCGGCGGACGCGGCCGAGCCCACCGAGGCCACCAGGGCGGCCAGGGCCGAGGTCAGGGTGGTCTCGGTCCCGCCCACGGTCACGGTCTCGTCGCCCAGCCCGGCCAGGATGGTGGCCGTGTCATTGGAGCCTGTGGCCACCAGGCCGTCCTCGCCCACCGCGCCGGTGTTCAGGTGCGTGGTGTCCGTGGCCACGTATTCGTCGATGCCGATGTTCCCGGCGTCCGTGCCGGTGAAGTAGGTGTTCACCCCCAGGGCGGCCAGGACGCCCGAGGTGTCGCCCGCGATCTCGAACTCCATGTCCGTGCCCGCCGTGAGCTGAAGTTGCCCGTCGGCAGTGACCGTGGCCGTCAGCTCACCGCCGAAGGCCGCGTTGATGTCGGCGGCCAGGTCGTCCAGGGAGTCGGCCGCCGGGTCCACGGACAGGATGGACGAGGTCGAGACGTTGCCGTCCGCGTCGTAGGTGATCAGGGCCAGCTCGCCCGCCTGGATGTTGTCCGCGAAGTACAGGCCGCTGTCGGCCAGCGCGGCCGAGGTGTCATCCGCCGCGTAGCTCGCGTTCAGGGACGTGTGATGCGCCAGCCCCGCGCCCTGGGAGTGGGCCGAGTTGACCTCCCAGATGATCGACTCGGCCAGGGCGTCGAGCCCGTCCATGGTGTCGTAGACCGTGTCGTCGCGGGTGGTGAACAGCCCTGCCAGGCTGCCGCTCTGCGTGCGCCCGGACACGGTGTCCCCGCCGTCATCGGTCAGGGGGGTGATGTTCTTCAGCTCCCCGTCGCCGGATTCCCAGTACAGGCCGGACTTGGCCATGACCGTGTAGCGGTCGCCCTGGGCGTGGTCCATGGTGCCGTCCTCGAACCACAGGGTGACGCCCTCGATTTCCACCGCGCCGTCCTCGCCATCGGCGGTGTAGAGCATGACGTCGCCGTCCTCGTCGGTCAGCCATGTGTTGCCGCCGTCGGTGGAGACCTTGAACTGGGCCGTGCCGTCCGCGCCCGGGGTGACGAACTCGATGAGCAGTTCCTCGCCGGATTCGCCGGAGTAGGCCAGGGTCCCGTCGTAGTCCGAGCCGCGCACCAGGGATGCGCCGGTCCGGGCGTCGGCGTAGACCAGGTTGTGGGTGTCGGTGCCGTCCACGAGCGTGTAGCCCTCCTCGGTCAGGATGGTGACCGTGCTGTCGGAATGGTAGAGGACGTCCACGCCGATGAGGGCGTCCAGTTCCCGGATCATCTGGTCGCGGTCGGCCACGGCCTGGTTGTCGCCCGGGTTGGCGGCCACGGCCGCGTTGGCCTTGGCCAGGTCGTCGATCAGCTGGTTGGCCTCGTCCACCTGGTCCTGAATGTCCGCGTTGATGGCCTCGACCATGGCGTCCAGGGTGGAGGAGGTGGAGTTCAGGGCGTAGACCAGGGTTTCGGTCTGGCCGAGCAGGTCCTCGCGGGCGGACAGGGAGTCCGGGTCCGTGACCAGCTCGTTCCAGGCGTCGAAGAACTCCTCCATGACGTCGGACAGGCCGCCCTCGGACTGGTTCAGCAGGGAGTCGAGCTGGTTCAGGTAGTCCAGGGAGCTTGACTGGGCGGCCAGGTCGGCCAGGGCGTCCAGGTACTGGGTCTCCACGAACTTGTCCCACTCGGACTGGATGGCCGTGACGTCCGCGCCCGTGCCCACGGTCAGCCCCAGGGCGGTGATGGAGCCCGAACTCTCGTAGACCACCGAGGTGCGTTGGTAGCCGGTGGTGTCCGCGTTGGCGATGTTGTTGGACGCGTTGTTGACCGAGACCTGCGCGTTTTGCAGGGCGGTCTTCCCTATGTTGTAGAGATTGTTGATCATCACGTCCTCCTGTCAGGCCCGCGCCTAGCGCTTCAGGCCGATGGCCGTGGACAGCAGGGTGTCGGCCGTGGTGATGATCTTCGAGTTGGCCTGGTAGGCCGCCTGGATGATGATCAGGTTGGTCAGCTCGGTGGCCGTGTCCACGTTGGACTGCTCCAGGGAGTTGGAGGCCAGGGTCCCGAACCCGGCCGAGCCCGGCGTGCCGATGATCGCCTGGCCGGAGTCCGTGGTGGCGGAGTAGAGGTTGCCGCCCTCGGAGTAGAGCCCCTGGTTGTTGGTGAAGTCGGCCAGGGCGAAGGTGTACAGCTCCTGGCTCTGGCCGTTGGTGTAGCTGCCCTCGATGACGCCGTTCTCGCTGATGGTGATGTCGGTCAACTCGCCGGGCGCGTAGCCGTCCTGGCTCAAGGTGTAGGTGGCCGAGCTGGACGTGGTGCTGGTGGTGGCCCGGGTGGACAGGACCCCGGTGTTGAACGCGGGCAGCTGGTCCGGGGTGGTCGTCGCGGTGAAGTCGTCCAGGGAGTCGATCCCGCCCGAGGTGTCCCAGCCCGTGCCCGTGGCGAAGTCCGAGTTGGAGATGCCGAAATCCAACGATATCTCCTGGTTCTCGGCCGCGCCGGTGAAGTTGGCCTCGAACACGGGCAGCCCGTTGTCGTCGAATTCGGCCAGGACCCAGTTCTCGGCTGCCAGGGGATCGGTGGTGTCGGTCGGGGTATCGGACAGGGTGA
Proteins encoded:
- the flgK gene encoding flagellar hook-associated protein FlgK, producing MINNLYNIGKTALQNAQVSVNNASNNIANADTTGYQRTSVVYESSGSITALGLTVGTGADVTAIQSEWDKFVETQYLDALADLAAQSSSLDYLNQLDSLLNQSEGGLSDVMEEFFDAWNELVTDPDSLSAREDLLGQTETLVYALNSTSSTLDAMVEAINADIQDQVDEANQLIDDLAKANAAVAANPGDNQAVADRDQMIRELDALIGVDVLYHSDSTVTILTEEGYTLVDGTDTHNLVYADARTGASLVRGSDYDGTLAYSGESGEELLIEFVTPGADGTAQFKVSTDGGNTWLTDEDGDVMLYTADGEDGAVEIEGVTLWFEDGTMDHAQGDRYTVMAKSGLYWESGDGELKNITPLTDDGGDTVSGRTQSGSLAGLFTTRDDTVYDTMDGLDALAESIIWEVNSAHSQGAGLAHHTSLNASYAADDTSAALADSGLYFADNIQAGELALITYDADGNVSTSSILSVDPAADSLDDLAADINAAFGGELTATVTADGQLQLTAGTDMEFEIAGDTSGVLAALGVNTYFTGTDAGNIGIDEYVATDTTHLNTGAVGEDGLVATGSNDTATILAGLGDETVTVGGTETTLTSALAALVASVGSAASAAELKQTYAQTSVDYLYEQQASTTEVNVDEELIALTKYQQAYEAAAQIISVTREMMDTVLDLV
- a CDS encoding flagellin N-terminal helical domain-containing protein, producing MRISTAQIFSLSLNQINSSLNDVTELTIMNSSQKKVNSPSDDPAGMGRMVELSGFQQSLTGYLDNCGVALDYLDTADQVLSTASETITAALELAEQASTETYTDEEMRMMALEMRGYLDALYAIANTQMGSDSIFAGDDTEDNAYEMGLGVTLQGDSPSRTDFVNLTGEVDGTVAVRFTSDGAVGTDALDYEYSTDGGETWTSAVLASGDTVLDLADAQVELASGTAVTAADDDGGGSRFSLRQACVYTGSDKAMSVAVSESTSEDMTTVGSDIFGGVDQATGQPYGSPNLFETLSDCIVHMESGDSGAVAQCLEDLGDCHETVEAGAAGVGARENKITYTQTSQSLVKSLAANAASSIEDADAAQLVVELEQANYVYQAVLSTASSVMSMSLLDYI